One region of Chaetodon auriga isolate fChaAug3 chromosome 5, fChaAug3.hap1, whole genome shotgun sequence genomic DNA includes:
- the rtn4r gene encoding reticulon-4 receptor, producing the protein MKTVIIDGGRLLFLVMWLNLVPQTDSCPAKCVCYSEPRPTVACQQQGLFSIPTEIPVRSQRIFLQSNKLTVVRSTSFSSCHNLTVLWLYSNNISYIEAGAFYGLEKLEELDIGDNSKLRTISPTAFRGLTKLHTLHLHRCGLSELPIGVFRGMFSLQYLYLQDNNILTLHDDTFLDLANLTYLYLHNNKIKIVTDNMFRGLINLDRLLLHQNQVIYVQQRAFSDLGKLKSLFLFFNNLTVLTGETMDPLVSLQYLRLNGNQWICDCRARTLWDWFKRFKGSSSELECNIPEFLAGKDLKRLKSEDLEGCVETPQIQTNLFSSKAQSGKFPSTENPLGDTIPRCCLGDNDKSSILSGKSRQITNNPLKEKENMSKTKYKEPERTKNETQNKQNDGPLGTLSNTLDKSLENLNPDLIDNLESSTASNKKKKKCSKKPKSDTQCIKGRGSNLQVLRFLFIPMIWISLAMS; encoded by the coding sequence GGGGGCGACTCCTGTTTCTAGTGATGTGGCTGAACCTTGTGCCTCAAACTGACAGCTGCCCTGCCAAGTGTGTGTGCTATAGTGAGCCCAGGCCCACTGTGGCCTGCCAACAACAAGGACTGTTTTCCATCCCTACTGAGATCCCCGTGCGGAGCCAGCGGATATTCCTCCAGAGCAACAAGCTAACGGTGGTGAGGTCCACCAGCTTCAGTTCTTGCCACAATCTCACTGTTCTCTGGCTGTACTCCAACAACATCAGCTACATCGAGGCTGGAGCCTTCTACGGCTTAGAAAAATTGGAGGAACTGGACATCGGAGATAACAGTAAACTCCGCACCATCAGCCCTACAGCCTTCCGGGGCTTAACTAAGCTGCACACCcttcacctgcacaggtgtggTCTGTCAGAGCTCCCCATTGGGGTTTTCCGAGGAATGTTCTCCCTACAGTACCTTTACCTGCAGGACAATAACATTCTAACCCTGCATGATGACACTTTTCTGGACCTTGCCAACCTCACCTATCTCTACCTGCACAATAACAAAATCAAGATAGtcacagacaacatgtttcgAGGCTTAATCAATCTGGACCGGCTGCTGCTACACCAGAACCAAGTTATCTATGTCCAACAAAGGGCTTTTAGTGACCTTGGTAAGCTGAAAtccttgttcttgttcttcaaCAACCTTACTGTCTTGACGGGGGAGACCATGGACCCCCTGGTGTCTCTCCAGTACCTGCGTTTAAATGGGAACCAGTGGATCTGTGACTGCAGGGCGAGGACCTTGTGGGACTGGTTCAAACGTTTCAAAGGTTCCAGCTCTGAGTTGGAGTGCAACATTCCCGAATTCCTGGCAGGGAAGGACCTGAAACGACTGAAAAGTGAAGACTTAGAGGGGTGTGTGGAAACACCTCAAATCCAGACCAATCTATTCAGTTCCAAAGCACAGTCTGGGAAATTTCCCTCCACTGAAAATCCTCTTGGAGACACCATTCCCAGGTGTTGCCTTGGAGATAATGACAAGTCCTCCATCCTATCTGGCAAGAGCCGCCAAATCACTAACAACCCACTTAAGGAAAAGGAGAACATGTCTAAAACTAAATATAAAGAGCCGGAACGAACGAAAAACGAGACCCAGAACAAGCAGAATGACGGACCGCTGGGAACCTTGTCCAACACCTTGGACAAGTCTTTGGAAAATCTAAACCCTGATCTTATAGACAATCTGGAGTCATCGACAGcatcaaacaaaaagaaaaagaagtgcTCCAAAAAGCCCAAATCAGACACCCAGTGCATCAAAGGCCGGGGTTCTAATTTGCAAGTGCTGCGCTTTCTCTTCATTCCCATGATCTGGATATCTCTAGCCATGTCTTAG